From Brassica oleracea var. oleracea cultivar TO1000 chromosome C3, BOL, whole genome shotgun sequence, a single genomic window includes:
- the LOC106335206 gene encoding rapid alkalinization factor 23-like, whose product MRGLSINSGAAAIFGIFVILAVQHLSVAAVASHSLDFPPFETECRGTIAECSVSAAFGDEGDLFYGGGMGAEFEMDSEINRRMLATRRYISYGALRRNTVPCSRRGASYYNCRRGAQANPYSRGCSVITRCRR is encoded by the coding sequence ATGAGAGGACTCTCCATAAACTCCGGCGCGGCGGCGATTTTCGGGATCTTTGTAATCCTCGCCGTCCAGCACTTGTCCGTAGCCGCCGTTGCTTCTCACTCCCTCGACTTCCCTCCGTTCGAGACAGAGTGCCGCGGTACCATCGCCGAGTGCTCGGTTTCCGCAGCCTTCGGCGACGAAGGAGATCTCTTCTACGGCGGAGGAATGGGAGCTGAGTTCGAGATGGACTCGGAGATCAACCGGCGCATGTTAGCGACCAGGAGGTACATCAGCTACGGTGCGCTGAGGAGAAACACTGTTCCCTGCTCAAGACGCGGCGCGTCTTACTACAATTGCCGACGTGGCGCTCAGGCCAACCCTTACTCTCGCGGCTGCAGCGTCATCACTCGCTGCCGGCGATAA